One genomic segment of Microbacterium sp. ProA8 includes these proteins:
- a CDS encoding NAD(P)-binding oxidoreductase → MNILVIGATGGSGRAVCDALLERGHTVTALARHASSLPARAGLDRVDGDATRASVLDAVLPGHDAIVVTLGISEPVMRVRLRGAKSTPDDVRSKGTAAIVAAARRAGVRRLVVQSSYGVGDTRSLLRLTDRIMFALLIRPQIIDSEIQEGVLRGSELDWTIVQPVYLTDGDSPEHFSSTDGTIRRNKVARRGVAQVHAELVENPGRVRETVSVSG, encoded by the coding sequence ATGAACATCCTCGTCATCGGAGCCACCGGCGGATCCGGCCGTGCCGTCTGCGACGCCCTGCTCGAGCGCGGCCACACCGTCACCGCGCTCGCCCGGCACGCCTCGTCGCTTCCCGCCCGTGCGGGCCTCGACCGCGTGGACGGCGATGCCACCCGGGCGTCCGTGCTCGACGCGGTCCTCCCGGGACACGACGCCATCGTCGTGACCCTCGGCATCTCCGAGCCGGTCATGCGCGTGCGACTGCGCGGCGCGAAGAGCACGCCCGACGACGTCCGCTCGAAGGGCACCGCGGCGATCGTGGCGGCCGCTCGCCGTGCGGGCGTGCGCCGGCTCGTGGTGCAGTCTTCCTACGGGGTCGGCGACACGCGCTCCCTGCTGCGCCTCACCGACCGCATCATGTTCGCGCTGCTCATCCGCCCGCAGATCATCGACTCCGAGATCCAGGAGGGCGTGCTGCGGGGATCGGAACTCGACTGGACCATCGTGCAGCCGGTGTACCTCACCGACGGCGACTCGCCCGAGCACTTCTCGTCGACCGACGGCACGATCCGTCGCAACAAGGTGGCACGGCGCGGCGTGGCGCAGGTCCATGCGGAGCTCGTCGAGAATCCCGGCCGGGTGCGCGAGACGGTCTCCGTCTCGGGCTGA
- a CDS encoding AraC family transcriptional regulator, giving the protein MTVMPWDSEDALTAALYQVRMRGAFYSWTEASVECSVAMPQFPGTLSFHIVAHGTAYLEVDGAETVRLDAGKLALVPRGIGHRVSTAPGAQVVGRADLLPQAMLGDAFSVLRIGPEGSDPPLAMLCGVVAFDSPAVDDMLAVLPPIVTVDSARHPVMAALLPLLARELREPMPGGDAVATRLADVLVVETIRAWLADEQAESGGWLAALRDPQLGAALAAVHRDPGHPWTLEALARRATMSRSAFSARFTAVVGMPPMAYVSAARMRAARAMLAEGRSVAAVAAAHGYGSEAAFSRAFARVTGETPGRVRRSAA; this is encoded by the coding sequence ATGACCGTCATGCCGTGGGACAGCGAGGACGCACTCACCGCCGCCCTCTACCAGGTGCGCATGCGCGGCGCGTTCTACTCGTGGACCGAAGCGTCGGTGGAGTGCTCCGTGGCGATGCCGCAGTTCCCCGGCACCTTGAGCTTCCACATCGTGGCCCACGGCACGGCGTACCTCGAGGTCGACGGCGCCGAGACGGTCCGGCTGGATGCCGGGAAGCTCGCTCTCGTGCCCCGGGGGATCGGCCATCGCGTCTCGACCGCGCCGGGTGCCCAGGTCGTGGGGCGGGCCGATCTGCTGCCCCAGGCCATGCTGGGCGATGCCTTCTCGGTCCTTCGGATCGGTCCCGAGGGGTCCGACCCACCACTGGCGATGCTGTGCGGCGTCGTGGCCTTCGATTCGCCGGCCGTCGACGACATGCTCGCCGTACTGCCGCCGATCGTGACGGTCGACTCCGCGCGCCATCCCGTCATGGCCGCGCTGCTGCCGCTGCTCGCGCGCGAGCTCCGCGAGCCGATGCCCGGCGGTGACGCGGTCGCGACGCGCTTGGCCGATGTGCTCGTGGTGGAGACGATCCGCGCCTGGCTGGCCGATGAGCAGGCGGAGTCCGGCGGGTGGCTCGCGGCGCTGCGCGATCCACAGCTCGGTGCGGCCCTTGCCGCCGTCCACCGCGACCCGGGGCATCCCTGGACTCTCGAGGCGCTCGCGCGCCGGGCGACCATGTCGCGGTCGGCGTTCTCGGCCCGGTTCACCGCCGTGGTCGGCATGCCGCCGATGGCCTACGTGTCGGCGGCGCGTATGCGCGCGGCGCGAGCGATGCTCGCCGAGGGGCGCAGTGTCGCGGCCGTCGCGGCCGCGCACGGCTACGGCTCGGAGGCCGCGTTCAGTCGCGCCTTCGCGCGGGTCACCGGTGAGACCCCGGGGCGCGTCCGCCGCAGTGCGGCGTGA
- a CDS encoding DMT family transporter gives MATTTDTTPVTRADRLPSARWITVQFVLAGTVWGASFLFMKVSLTGISPAQVAWTRILLGALTLGALVLLRRERLSRSLRVWAHLLVLGLTFCVIPFLLFSWAQQYVTSGVASIFNATTPIMTAIMAWLVFRVEKLKNVQVAGIGVGILGVVVIIAPWQGIAFDGSLVAELAILGATASYGFSLAYMRRFVSNTGMSALAFTFGYIAMAGAVMVVLTPFLVLTPVRLDAPIVVSLVLLGCLGTGIAYVWNQNTVRAWGPTRASTVTYITPVVGVILGILILGETITWNEPIGALVVFLGILLAQDRLRRRARP, from the coding sequence GTGGCTACGACGACCGACACGACCCCGGTGACGCGCGCAGATCGACTGCCCTCCGCGCGCTGGATCACGGTGCAGTTCGTGCTCGCCGGCACCGTGTGGGGAGCGAGCTTCCTCTTCATGAAGGTGTCGCTGACCGGCATCTCGCCCGCGCAGGTGGCGTGGACCCGCATCCTCCTCGGCGCCCTCACGCTTGGAGCTCTCGTGCTGCTGCGCCGCGAGCGACTGTCGCGCAGTCTCCGCGTGTGGGCGCACCTTCTCGTGCTGGGCCTCACGTTCTGCGTCATCCCGTTCCTGCTGTTCTCGTGGGCGCAGCAGTATGTCACCTCGGGCGTCGCCAGCATCTTCAACGCCACCACGCCGATCATGACCGCGATCATGGCCTGGCTCGTCTTCCGCGTGGAGAAGCTCAAGAACGTGCAGGTCGCCGGCATCGGCGTCGGCATCCTGGGCGTGGTCGTCATCATCGCTCCGTGGCAGGGCATCGCCTTCGACGGCAGCCTGGTCGCCGAGCTCGCCATCCTCGGCGCGACCGCGAGCTACGGCTTCAGCCTCGCCTACATGCGACGGTTCGTGTCGAACACCGGGATGTCGGCCCTCGCGTTCACGTTCGGCTACATCGCCATGGCCGGCGCGGTGATGGTCGTGCTCACGCCGTTCCTCGTGCTGACGCCAGTGCGACTGGACGCGCCGATCGTCGTCAGCCTCGTGCTGCTGGGATGCCTCGGCACCGGGATCGCATATGTCTGGAACCAGAACACCGTGCGCGCCTGGGGGCCCACCCGCGCCTCGACCGTGACCTACATCACCCCCGTGGTGGGCGTCATCCTCGGCATCCTGATCCTCGGCGAGACGATCACGTGGAACGAGCCGATCGGCGCGCTCGTCGTCTTCCTGGGCATCCTCCTCGCCCAGGATCGACTCCGCCGGCGGGCTCGACCCTGA
- a CDS encoding MFS transporter, whose protein sequence is MTAEQHRSHFIDLRPFRSSPAFARLWIGSTLAGLGGQLTIVTIMLQMYDLTESTFAVSMIAVAGLVPMIIAGIYGGMLADAFDRRAVALIAATVTFGSTAVLATLTWANLETVWWLYALSIVNSAANSIVLATRQAIVPRLLPRELLPAASALGGITVGIMVMAGPALAGVLVALTGYAWTYTLDVILMTSLFLGLWTLPSLRPEGDVVRPGLESLRDGWRFLRRASNIRLQFILDIIAMTFGQPLALFPAIGAVLLGGGPITTGLLTASVAAGAFASSLFSGRVGAIRRQGLGIERAIIVYGVSIAALGMVLGAAALGWLAPVGVDADTPNVALIALACIVLAVSGAADNISSIFRNTMVQAAVPDAIRGRLQGIFIVVVAGGPRLGALYAGTLATLTALWFPPLLGGFVIIALVAMLVRASPRFRAYDAENPAP, encoded by the coding sequence GTGACCGCCGAGCAGCACCGCAGCCACTTCATCGACCTGCGCCCTTTCCGCTCCAGTCCTGCGTTCGCGCGGCTGTGGATCGGATCGACGCTCGCCGGCCTGGGCGGCCAGCTCACCATCGTGACGATCATGCTGCAGATGTACGACTTGACCGAGTCGACATTCGCCGTCTCGATGATCGCCGTCGCAGGCCTCGTGCCGATGATCATCGCCGGGATCTACGGCGGCATGCTCGCCGACGCCTTCGACCGCCGGGCCGTCGCGCTGATCGCCGCCACGGTGACCTTCGGCTCGACGGCGGTCCTGGCCACCCTCACCTGGGCGAACCTCGAGACCGTGTGGTGGCTGTACGCGCTGAGCATCGTCAACTCCGCCGCCAACTCGATCGTGCTGGCGACCCGCCAGGCGATCGTGCCGCGCCTGCTCCCCCGCGAGCTGCTGCCGGCCGCGTCCGCCCTCGGCGGCATCACCGTCGGCATCATGGTGATGGCCGGTCCCGCGCTCGCCGGCGTGCTGGTGGCGCTGACCGGCTACGCCTGGACGTACACGCTCGACGTGATCCTGATGACCTCGCTGTTCCTGGGCCTGTGGACCCTGCCGTCCCTGCGTCCGGAGGGCGACGTCGTCCGCCCCGGACTCGAGTCGCTGCGAGACGGGTGGCGGTTCCTCCGGCGCGCATCGAACATCCGTCTGCAGTTCATCCTCGACATCATCGCGATGACGTTCGGCCAGCCGCTGGCGCTGTTCCCCGCCATCGGCGCCGTGCTGCTCGGCGGCGGGCCGATCACCACGGGCCTCCTCACCGCCTCGGTCGCCGCGGGCGCGTTCGCGTCCAGCCTGTTCTCGGGCCGCGTCGGCGCGATCCGCCGCCAGGGGCTGGGCATCGAGCGCGCCATCATCGTGTACGGCGTCTCGATCGCCGCGCTCGGCATGGTGCTCGGGGCGGCCGCACTCGGCTGGCTGGCTCCGGTCGGGGTCGATGCCGATACCCCGAACGTCGCTCTCATCGCACTCGCGTGCATCGTGCTCGCAGTGTCGGGTGCCGCCGACAACATCAGCTCGATCTTCCGCAACACCATGGTGCAGGCGGCCGTGCCCGATGCGATCCGTGGCCGGCTGCAGGGCATCTTCATCGTCGTGGTCGCCGGCGGCCCGCGCCTCGGCGCCCTCTACGCGGGCACGCTCGCGACGCTCACGGCGCTGTGGTTCCCACCGCTGCTCGGCGGCTTCGTGATCATCGCGCTGGTGGCGATGCTGGTGCGCGCCAGCCCGCGCTTTCGCGCGTACGATGCCGAGAACCCCGCGCCCTGA
- the rpsO gene encoding 30S ribosomal protein S15: MALESDVKKAIIEEYATHPGDTGSPEVQVAMLTQRIKDLTEHLKEHKHDHHSRRGLFLLVGQRRRLLGYLQDIDINRYRSLIERLGLRR, translated from the coding sequence ATGGCACTGGAATCAGACGTCAAGAAGGCGATCATCGAAGAGTACGCGACGCACCCCGGTGACACCGGATCCCCCGAGGTGCAGGTCGCGATGCTGACGCAGCGCATCAAGGACCTCACCGAGCACCTCAAGGAGCACAAGCACGACCACCATTCGCGTCGTGGGCTGTTCCTGCTCGTTGGTCAGCGCCGTCGTCTGCTCGGCTACCTCCAGGACATCGACATCAACCGTTACCGGTCGCTGATCGAGCGTCTCGGACTCCGCCGCTAA
- a CDS encoding 5'/3'-nucleotidase SurE, which yields MTRTLITNDDGIDAPGLHVLARAARDAGLEVIIAAPARQSSGSSASIIAAEEDGRIAIERRELTGLEGIAAYAVRGGPGLIALIAAHGAFGDPAELVLSGVNHGANVGRAILHSGTVGAALTGGLNGAWAVAVSLDVGMNPTQFHWDAAATATIGVLPFLLERPRGTVLNLNAPNSAANRGIVEAALAPFGIVQTTLSERDAGHIRLAVEDLPNTPEPGSDAALLADGWVTLTGLDPVSQLPLGFEAAAASARLSRTAGSPGTS from the coding sequence ATGACGCGCACCCTGATCACCAACGACGACGGCATCGACGCCCCGGGGCTGCACGTCCTCGCCCGCGCCGCCCGTGACGCCGGCCTCGAGGTCATCATCGCGGCGCCGGCGCGGCAGTCCAGCGGATCCAGCGCGTCGATCATCGCCGCCGAGGAGGACGGACGCATCGCGATCGAGCGGCGGGAACTGACCGGGCTCGAGGGCATCGCGGCCTACGCGGTGCGCGGCGGGCCGGGCCTCATCGCGCTCATCGCGGCCCACGGCGCCTTCGGCGACCCGGCCGAGCTCGTGCTGTCGGGGGTGAACCACGGGGCCAACGTCGGCCGGGCCATCCTGCACTCCGGCACCGTCGGCGCCGCGCTGACCGGCGGGCTGAACGGTGCGTGGGCTGTCGCGGTGTCGCTGGACGTCGGCATGAATCCGACGCAGTTCCATTGGGATGCCGCGGCCACGGCCACGATCGGCGTCCTGCCGTTCCTGCTCGAGCGGCCGCGGGGCACAGTGTTGAACCTCAACGCGCCGAACTCCGCGGCGAACCGCGGGATCGTCGAGGCGGCTCTCGCCCCGTTCGGAATCGTGCAGACGACGTTGAGCGAGCGGGACGCCGGCCACATCCGCCTGGCCGTCGAGGACCTGCCCAACACCCCCGAGCCGGGCAGCGACGCCGCACTCCTGGCCGACGGCTGGGTGACCCTCACCGGGCTCGACCCCGTGTCACAGCTTCCGCTGGGGTTCGAGGCGGCCGCGGCATCCGCGCGCCTGTCACGAACCGCCGGCTCGCCTGGCACGTCGTGA
- a CDS encoding PfkB family carbohydrate kinase translates to MSDVTIFAPSPTLTVTVEEHDAQPDVHVHAGGQGVWQARMLLRLGASVTVCCSLTGEIGRMLRHLLEDEGVTVAGVERPGKGSAYVHDRRGGERQIIAETGGEPLARHDLDELYGVTLREGLASGLSILSGPAGDEALPANTYRRLAADLRAGGAKVVVDLAGARLDAALEGGVDVLKVSGDELVHDGRVADDSPAAIIAAMRRLHDGGAGAVIVSRSSEPALLLDAAGLLEVNAPRLEVADTRGAGDSLTAGVAAGIARGESVREAIVTGAAAAALNVTRHGLGTGDPETIAALRAAVTVRELVDDAEAGMAQPVTGHVSPDGLAALAEPAAPEQPGAQR, encoded by the coding sequence ATGAGCGACGTGACGATCTTCGCGCCCTCCCCGACGCTCACCGTGACCGTAGAGGAGCACGACGCGCAGCCCGACGTGCATGTGCACGCCGGCGGCCAGGGCGTCTGGCAGGCGCGCATGCTGCTGCGGCTGGGAGCCTCGGTGACCGTGTGCTGCAGCCTCACCGGCGAGATCGGACGGATGCTGCGCCACCTCCTCGAAGACGAAGGTGTCACCGTCGCCGGCGTCGAGCGACCGGGGAAGGGCTCTGCGTACGTGCACGACCGCCGGGGCGGCGAGCGCCAGATCATCGCCGAGACAGGGGGCGAGCCGCTGGCGCGCCACGACCTCGACGAACTCTACGGCGTGACCCTGCGCGAAGGGCTCGCCTCGGGGCTGTCCATCCTGAGCGGACCGGCCGGCGACGAAGCGCTCCCCGCCAACACCTACCGCAGGCTCGCGGCCGACCTGCGGGCCGGCGGCGCGAAGGTCGTCGTCGATCTCGCCGGCGCCCGCCTCGACGCGGCGCTGGAAGGCGGCGTCGACGTGCTCAAGGTGAGTGGCGACGAGCTCGTGCACGACGGGCGGGTCGCCGACGACTCCCCCGCCGCGATCATCGCCGCGATGCGTCGACTGCACGACGGCGGAGCGGGCGCGGTGATCGTCTCGCGCTCGTCCGAGCCGGCGCTCCTGCTCGACGCGGCCGGACTCCTGGAGGTGAACGCTCCCCGTCTGGAGGTCGCCGACACCCGCGGCGCCGGCGACTCGCTGACCGCCGGCGTGGCGGCCGGCATCGCCCGCGGCGAGAGCGTGCGGGAGGCGATCGTGACCGGCGCCGCCGCGGCAGCCCTCAACGTGACCCGGCACGGCCTCGGCACCGGCGACCCCGAGACCATCGCCGCACTGCGCGCGGCCGTGACGGTGCGGGAGCTCGTCGACGATGCCGAGGCGGGGATGGCGCAGCCGGTGACCGGCCATGTCAGTCCCGACGGGCTCGCCGCCCTCGCGGAGCCGGCGGCGCCTGAGCAGCCAGGAGCGCAGCGATGA
- a CDS encoding 2-oxoglutarate and iron-dependent oxygenase domain-containing protein, with protein MTELNLPILDLSRLDEGPEAAAQFRDDLRAATHDVGFFYLTGTGVSPELEARLHRAARDFFALPEADKLAIENVNSPHFRGYTRIGGERTQGKVDWREQIDIGPEREAVSDADAPDFARLIGPNLWPDAHPELREVVSEWHDHLSGVARRLLRAWALSLGAPENYFDEHFGEPSTLIKIVRYPGKEDPTPQQGVGAHKDSGVLTLLWVEPGKGGLQVERNGHWVDAPPVPGAFVVNIGELLEYATQGYLIATKHRVISPTYPDDRISVPFFFNPALDKRLPLIELPAELAAQARGVTQDPANPIHALYGENALKSRLRAHPDVAAIHHADLVAARAAASA; from the coding sequence ATGACCGAGCTGAACCTGCCGATCCTCGATCTCTCGCGGCTCGACGAAGGACCGGAGGCGGCCGCGCAGTTCCGCGACGATCTGCGCGCGGCGACGCACGACGTCGGCTTCTTCTACCTGACCGGGACGGGCGTGTCACCCGAGCTGGAAGCGCGCCTGCACCGCGCCGCGCGCGACTTCTTCGCCCTCCCCGAAGCCGACAAGCTCGCCATCGAGAACGTCAACAGCCCGCACTTCCGGGGTTACACGCGCATCGGCGGCGAGCGCACGCAGGGCAAGGTCGACTGGCGGGAGCAGATCGACATCGGCCCCGAGCGAGAGGCGGTGTCGGATGCCGACGCCCCGGACTTCGCGCGGCTCATCGGCCCGAACCTCTGGCCCGACGCGCACCCCGAGCTTCGGGAGGTCGTCTCGGAATGGCACGACCACTTGTCGGGCGTCGCGCGCCGGCTGCTGCGGGCGTGGGCGCTGTCGCTCGGCGCCCCCGAGAACTACTTCGACGAGCACTTCGGCGAGCCGTCGACCCTCATCAAGATCGTCCGGTACCCCGGCAAAGAGGACCCCACGCCCCAGCAGGGCGTCGGCGCGCACAAGGACTCCGGCGTGCTGACGCTGCTCTGGGTCGAGCCCGGCAAGGGCGGGCTCCAGGTCGAGCGGAATGGCCACTGGGTCGACGCTCCCCCGGTTCCCGGCGCATTCGTCGTCAACATCGGCGAGCTGCTCGAGTATGCGACGCAGGGCTACCTGATCGCCACGAAGCACCGGGTCATCTCTCCGACGTACCCCGACGACCGCATCTCGGTCCCGTTCTTCTTCAACCCGGCGCTCGACAAGCGCCTGCCGCTGATCGAGCTCCCGGCCGAGCTCGCGGCGCAGGCACGCGGGGTCACGCAGGACCCGGCGAACCCGATCCACGCGCTGTACGGCGAGAACGCACTCAAGTCGCGACTGCGCGCGCATCCCGACGTCGCCGCGATCCACCATGCGGATCTCGTCGCGGCCCGGGCTGCGGCATCCGCCTGA
- a CDS encoding epoxide hydrolase, with the protein MNTATTSTADIRPFRIDVPQAALDDLADRLARTRLPQPAPSDDWDSGTPNSYLTEAVERWRDGFDWRAAEARMNEFPHFTTEIDGQIIHFLHVRSPHEGATPLILAHTYPGSFVDYLDMIGPLVDPVAHGGRAEDAFDVVVPDAPGFGFSQPVTDSGWTVGRVAAAYDTLMRRLGYESYGIHGSDNGAMVARELGLLDPEGFLGLHVLQLFSFPSGDPAEFEKLEPQDYAGLEHMQWFQSVGAYNTMNAARPQTIAAALSDSPVGHLAYAELFNSFGNGTALVPLDAILTEVSVAWFANASAGMSRAYRDNALAEAEPRVSGARTGVAVFKDDFQTIKVFAERDNSNIVHWSRFERGGHYAALEVPELVVGDIRAFFARP; encoded by the coding sequence ATGAACACCGCAACCACCTCCACCGCCGACATCCGCCCCTTCCGCATCGACGTGCCGCAGGCAGCGCTCGATGACCTCGCCGACCGCCTCGCACGCACCCGTCTGCCCCAGCCCGCGCCGTCCGACGACTGGGACTCGGGAACGCCGAACTCGTATCTCACCGAAGCCGTCGAGCGCTGGCGGGACGGGTTCGACTGGCGTGCCGCCGAGGCGCGCATGAACGAGTTCCCGCACTTCACCACCGAGATCGACGGGCAGATCATCCACTTCCTGCACGTCCGCTCCCCGCACGAGGGCGCGACGCCGCTGATCCTCGCCCACACCTACCCGGGATCCTTCGTCGACTACCTGGACATGATCGGGCCGCTCGTCGACCCGGTCGCGCACGGCGGCCGCGCCGAGGACGCCTTCGACGTCGTCGTGCCCGACGCGCCCGGCTTCGGCTTCAGCCAGCCGGTCACCGACTCCGGCTGGACGGTCGGCCGGGTCGCCGCAGCGTACGACACGCTCATGCGCCGGCTCGGCTACGAGTCCTACGGCATCCACGGCAGCGACAACGGGGCGATGGTCGCCCGCGAGCTCGGCCTCCTGGACCCTGAGGGGTTCCTCGGCCTGCACGTGCTGCAGCTGTTCTCGTTCCCGTCGGGCGACCCGGCCGAGTTCGAGAAGCTCGAGCCGCAGGACTACGCCGGCCTCGAGCACATGCAGTGGTTCCAGTCGGTGGGCGCCTACAACACGATGAACGCCGCCCGTCCGCAGACGATCGCCGCCGCGCTGTCGGACTCCCCCGTCGGTCACCTCGCGTACGCCGAGCTCTTCAACTCGTTCGGCAACGGCACCGCTCTCGTGCCGCTCGACGCGATCCTCACCGAGGTGAGCGTCGCGTGGTTCGCCAACGCGTCGGCGGGGATGAGCCGCGCCTACCGCGACAACGCGCTGGCGGAGGCCGAGCCCCGGGTGAGCGGCGCGCGCACCGGCGTGGCCGTCTTCAAGGACGACTTCCAGACGATCAAGGTGTTCGCCGAGCGCGACAACTCGAACATCGTCCACTGGAGCCGCTTCGAACGGGGTGGCCACTACGCCGCCCTCGAGGTTCCGGAGCTGGTGGTCGGCGACATCCGCGCCTTCTTCGCCCGCCCCTGA
- a CDS encoding WYL domain-containing protein, whose product MADTSARMLALLALLQSRPRWPGPELAARLDVSARTVRNDIERLRTLGYPVEAERGRAGSYRLAAGGKLPPLLLDDDEAVAVAIGLRVARGVAGVEEAGARALAKLLQVLPERLRPTVDAVAATVDSGPENIGTDAPDPEVDPHVLSAVAQAVHAREWLRFDDRGVPRRVEPYRLLSWQRRWYLVARDPDTDEWETFRLDWIEPRMPTRRPFEPVPVPGGDFTSFALRSIAAGGWKVHARLRIAAPADRVIARINPTVGVVEAVDPATSVLVTGADSLETIAAYIGMLGMDFTVDSPAELVPHLLRLADRYTRAAG is encoded by the coding sequence ATGGCCGACACATCCGCCCGGATGCTTGCCCTGCTTGCCCTGCTCCAGAGCCGCCCGCGGTGGCCGGGGCCCGAGCTCGCCGCCCGCCTGGACGTGTCGGCGCGGACCGTCCGCAACGACATCGAGCGGCTGCGCACGCTCGGCTATCCGGTGGAGGCGGAGCGCGGCCGCGCCGGGTCGTACCGGCTCGCGGCCGGCGGCAAGCTGCCGCCGCTCCTGCTCGACGACGACGAGGCGGTCGCCGTGGCGATCGGACTTCGGGTGGCGCGCGGCGTGGCGGGCGTCGAGGAGGCCGGCGCCCGCGCCCTGGCGAAGCTGCTGCAGGTGCTGCCCGAGCGGCTGCGGCCGACCGTCGACGCGGTCGCCGCCACGGTGGACAGCGGTCCCGAGAACATCGGGACGGACGCACCGGATCCGGAGGTCGACCCGCATGTGCTCAGCGCCGTCGCCCAGGCCGTGCACGCTCGGGAATGGCTGAGATTCGACGATCGCGGTGTCCCGCGAAGGGTCGAGCCGTACCGCCTGCTCAGCTGGCAGCGCCGCTGGTACCTCGTGGCGCGCGATCCCGACACCGACGAGTGGGAGACGTTCCGCCTCGACTGGATCGAGCCGCGAATGCCCACTCGGCGCCCCTTCGAGCCGGTGCCGGTGCCGGGCGGCGATTTCACCTCGTTCGCCCTGCGGTCCATCGCGGCGGGCGGCTGGAAGGTGCACGCGCGCCTGCGGATCGCGGCGCCCGCCGACAGGGTGATCGCACGGATCAATCCCACGGTCGGCGTCGTGGAGGCGGTGGATCCGGCGACCTCGGTGCTCGTGACGGGTGCCGACAGCCTCGAGACGATCGCCGCGTACATCGGCATGCTCGGCATGGACTTCACCGTCGACTCGCCGGCAGAACTGGTGCCGCATCTTCTGCGCCTTGCCGACCGGTACACACGGGCGGCCGGCTGA
- the efeU gene encoding iron uptake transporter permease EfeU encodes MLATFLIGLREGLEAALVVGILVAYLSKLGRRDVLPRLWAGVGLAIALALIIGAVLTFGAYSLTFEAQELLGGTLSLLAVAMVTWMIFWMQRTARTLKRTLEGGVDRALATGGLWGLVAIGFVSVAREGVETTLLLWSMVQSFGDAPAALAGALLGLAAAVILGWALARGMLRLDLRVFFGWTGAFLVIVAAGVLAYAIHDLQEAGALPGPFTTAAPIDPATGDVAVGWAAFPFGWAFDVTAAIPPGGPLAAILQATVGFMPRMSWLQVVAWVLYVGIVGGIWLRGQLRSRPAARPAPVEAASAHPAAASPVTVPPGSPTIPSPQGEA; translated from the coding sequence TTGCTCGCCACCTTCCTCATCGGCCTGCGTGAAGGCCTCGAGGCCGCGCTCGTCGTCGGCATCCTCGTCGCCTACCTCTCGAAGCTGGGCCGTCGCGACGTGCTGCCGCGCCTGTGGGCGGGCGTCGGGCTCGCCATCGCGCTGGCCCTCATCATCGGCGCCGTCCTCACCTTCGGCGCCTACTCACTGACGTTCGAGGCGCAGGAGCTGCTCGGCGGCACGCTGTCCCTGCTCGCCGTGGCCATGGTCACCTGGATGATCTTCTGGATGCAGCGGACCGCCCGGACGCTGAAGCGCACGCTCGAGGGAGGTGTCGACCGCGCGCTCGCCACCGGCGGGTTATGGGGCCTGGTCGCCATCGGCTTCGTTTCCGTCGCGCGCGAAGGCGTTGAAACGACCCTGCTGCTCTGGTCGATGGTGCAGTCCTTCGGCGATGCGCCCGCGGCGCTCGCGGGCGCGCTGCTGGGCCTCGCGGCTGCGGTGATCCTCGGCTGGGCGCTCGCCCGCGGCATGCTGCGACTGGACCTGCGCGTCTTCTTCGGCTGGACCGGCGCCTTCCTCGTGATCGTCGCCGCCGGCGTGCTGGCGTATGCCATCCACGACCTGCAGGAGGCGGGCGCCCTTCCCGGGCCGTTCACCACGGCGGCGCCGATCGACCCGGCCACCGGCGATGTCGCGGTCGGGTGGGCGGCATTCCCGTTCGGCTGGGCCTTCGACGTCACCGCCGCCATCCCGCCCGGGGGTCCGCTCGCCGCGATCCTGCAGGCCACCGTCGGATTCATGCCGCGCATGTCCTGGCTGCAGGTCGTCGCCTGGGTGCTCTACGTGGGCATCGTCGGCGGCATCTGGCTGCGCGGCCAGCTGCGCTCGCGCCCGGCCGCCCGACCGGCGCCCGTCGAGGCCGCATCCGCCCACCCGGCGGCCGCGTCGCCGGTCACTGTTCCTCCGGGCTCGCCCACCATCCCATCCCCACAAGGAGAAGCATGA